One stretch of Lemur catta isolate mLemCat1 chromosome 2, mLemCat1.pri, whole genome shotgun sequence DNA includes these proteins:
- the TAF11 gene encoding transcription initiation factor TFIID subunit 11, producing MDNARESPTDKGGETGEPDETVTAPGDPGATDTEGIPQETDGDRDADLKEAAVEDGELKSQDVSDLTAVEREDSSLLTPAAKKLKIDTKEKKEKKQKVDEDEIQKMQILVSSFSEEQLNRYEMYRRSAFPKAAIKRLIQSITGTSVSQNVVIAMSGISKVFVGEVVEEALDVCEKWGEMPPLQPKHMREAVRRLKSKGQIPNSKHKKIIFF from the exons ATGGACAATGCCCGCGAGTCGCCCACGGACAAAGGTGGAGAGACAGGGGAGCCAGATGAAACGGTCACTGCTCCCGGGGACCCGGGAGCTACCGATACGGAGGGGATCCCACAGGAAACTGACGGAGACCGAGACGCGGACTTGAAAGAAGCTGCAGTGGAGGACGGCGAG cTCAAGAGTCAGGATGTCTCAGATTTAACAGCAGTTGAAAGAGAAGACTCATCATTACTTACTCCTGCagccaaaaaactgaaaatagataccaaagaaaagaaagaaaagaagcagaaagtGGATGAAGATGAGATTCAGAAGATGCA AATcctggtttcttctttttctgaggAGCAGCTGAACCGTTATGAAATGTATCGCCGGTCAGCTTTCCCTAAGGCAGCCATTAAAAGG CTGATCCAGTCCATCACTGGCACCTCTGTGTCTCAGAATGTTGTTATTGCTATGTCTGGCATTTCCAAGGTTTTCGTCGGGGAAGTGGTGGAAGAAG CACTGGATGTGTGTGAGAAGTGGGGAGAAATGCCACCGCTACAACCCAAACACATGAGGGAGGCTGTCCGAAGGTTAAAGTCAAAGGGACAAATCCCCAACTCAAAGCACAAAAAAATCATCTTCTTCTAG